From Paenibacillus sp. V4I7, one genomic window encodes:
- the gltX gene encoding glutamate--tRNA ligase, giving the protein MNQPLRVRYAPSPTGHLHIGGARTALFDYLLARRHGGAFVVRFEDTDQTRHKESGIEDQLNGLRWLGLEWDESVDIGGPYGPYRQMERLDIYKTYLDQLVQSGHAYHCYCSEADLEQERAEQEARGEIGGYSGKCRNLSAEQVAAYQAEGRIPSTRFRVPEDRIIGFKDKVREYVEFESNGIGDFIIARADGIPTYNFAVIVDDHLMKINLVIRGEEHLSNTPRQILMYEALGLPVPNFAHLALILNPDRKKMSKRDESIIQFIEQYRELGYLPEAVVNFIALLGWSPGGEEEMFTKEELIAQFDLDRVSKSPAVFDMDKLNWMNNAYLKKAPLSRVVELSVPHLQKAGYIQGDLDAAGQEWVTALVGLNQERMRFAAEIVELSSIFFKEELVIDEEASAVLKEEHVPVVLASFLTQVEQAEAFTVEAIPGLLKQVQKDTGFKGKQLFMSIRSALTGQVHGPDLNVSLYLLGKEKVASRLRNLL; this is encoded by the coding sequence ATGAATCAGCCTTTACGTGTGCGTTATGCACCTAGTCCGACTGGACATTTACATATTGGCGGTGCTCGTACAGCACTGTTTGATTATTTATTGGCGCGTCGTCATGGCGGTGCGTTCGTTGTTCGTTTTGAAGATACGGATCAAACGCGTCACAAAGAGTCGGGAATTGAAGATCAGCTGAATGGTCTAAGATGGCTTGGTTTAGAGTGGGATGAGAGCGTTGATATCGGGGGGCCGTACGGTCCTTATCGTCAGATGGAACGACTGGATATTTATAAGACGTATCTCGATCAATTGGTTCAGAGCGGCCATGCTTACCATTGCTATTGCTCGGAAGCGGATTTGGAGCAGGAGCGGGCAGAGCAAGAGGCGCGTGGTGAGATAGGCGGTTACTCTGGCAAATGCCGTAATTTGAGCGCTGAGCAGGTTGCTGCTTATCAAGCTGAGGGACGTATCCCTTCGACTCGTTTCCGTGTTCCGGAAGACCGGATTATCGGCTTTAAGGACAAGGTGCGTGAGTATGTTGAATTTGAATCCAATGGGATTGGCGATTTCATCATTGCGCGTGCCGATGGCATTCCAACCTATAATTTTGCTGTCATTGTCGATGATCATTTGATGAAAATCAATCTGGTTATTCGCGGTGAGGAACATCTGTCCAATACACCAAGACAAATTCTCATGTACGAAGCACTGGGACTTCCTGTACCTAACTTTGCTCATTTGGCGCTTATCTTGAATCCAGATCGCAAAAAAATGAGTAAACGCGATGAGTCCATCATCCAATTTATTGAACAGTACAGGGAGCTAGGCTATTTGCCGGAGGCTGTCGTTAACTTCATTGCCCTGCTCGGTTGGTCTCCTGGCGGCGAAGAAGAAATGTTCACGAAGGAAGAACTTATTGCCCAGTTTGATTTGGATCGAGTATCCAAAAGTCCGGCTGTGTTTGATATGGATAAATTGAATTGGATGAACAATGCTTATTTGAAAAAGGCCCCGCTCTCCCGTGTGGTCGAGCTAAGTGTGCCTCATCTGCAAAAAGCTGGATACATCCAAGGTGATTTGGATGCAGCAGGGCAAGAGTGGGTAACGGCACTCGTAGGCCTCAATCAAGAAAGAATGCGTTTCGCGGCAGAGATCGTCGAGCTATCGAGTATTTTCTTCAAAGAAGAGCTGGTTATCGATGAGGAAGCTTCTGCTGTATTGAAAGAGGAGCATGTGCCTGTTGTGCTAGCTAGCTTCCTGACGCAAGTCGAGCAAGCGGAAGCTTTCACCGTAGAAGCCATCCCTGGTTTGCTGAAACAAGTGCAGAAGGATACGGGCTTCAAAGGGAAACAACTGTTCATGTCGATTCGTTCTGCGCTAACGGGACAAGTACACGGACCAGACTTAAATGTGTCCCTTTACTTACTTGGCAAAGAAAAAGTCGCATCACGTCTAAGGAACTTATTGTAA
- the cysE gene encoding serine O-acetyltransferase, with amino-acid sequence MWATIKSDISAVFDNDPAARSWFEVVFTYSGLHAIWSHRIGHWFYKRRMYTLARIVSQWSRFMTGIEIHPGATIGKRLFIDHGMGVVIGETCEIGDDVILYQGVTLGGTGKEKGKRHPTIGNNVVIGSGAKILGSFLVGENSRIGSNAVVIQEVPSNSTVVTIPAKLVKRDGVRVNRLDHGNLPDPIVDIFQELQQQINNLKQQLEQERLKNGETREHDTQSV; translated from the coding sequence ATGTGGGCAACGATCAAATCTGATATATCCGCCGTATTCGATAACGACCCGGCTGCACGCAGCTGGTTTGAGGTTGTTTTTACGTATTCTGGGCTTCATGCGATTTGGTCCCATCGAATCGGCCATTGGTTTTACAAGCGGAGGATGTATACCCTCGCTCGTATCGTTTCGCAGTGGAGCCGATTCATGACAGGGATTGAGATTCATCCGGGTGCAACGATAGGGAAAAGACTGTTTATTGATCATGGCATGGGTGTTGTTATCGGGGAAACCTGTGAGATTGGTGACGATGTCATCTTATACCAAGGCGTAACCTTAGGGGGTACGGGTAAAGAAAAAGGTAAGAGACATCCAACTATTGGCAATAATGTAGTTATTGGCTCGGGTGCCAAAATTCTCGGTTCTTTCCTTGTAGGCGAAAATTCACGTATTGGTTCTAATGCGGTAGTCATTCAGGAAGTTCCTTCAAATAGCACCGTCGTGACTATCCCTGCTAAACTTGTGAAGCGGGACGGGGTTCGTGTCAATCGCTTGGACCACGGGAACTTACCTGATCCCATTGTTGATATATTTCAGGAATTACAGCAGCAGATTAACAATTTAAAACAGCAACTTGAACAAGAACGCCTTAAGAATGGAGAAACGAGAGAACATGACACTCAGAGTGTATAA
- the cysS gene encoding cysteine--tRNA ligase translates to MTLRVYNTLTRKKEEFVPIEPGKVKMYVCGPTVYNYIHIGNGRPVIFFDVVRRYLETQKYEVTYITNFTDVDDKMIRKAEELAVTVPELAKTFIQAFLDDVKTLGVHDATLNPRVTENIQEIIDFIAALVEKDFAYEARGDVYYRTSKFTEYGKLSNQNLEELQYGIRIEVDDRKESPQDFVLWKAAKPGEIYWDSPWGQGRPGWHIECSAMVRKYLGETIDIHGGGQDLTFPHHECEIAQTEAVTGHPMANYWLHNAFLNIDNEKMSKSLGNGILIRDLVKQIKPQVFRFFMLSAHYRNPLNFSDESLKQASNALERIQNAYDNLKHRLATASATSEIESVLTDRLAAIANQFDDKMNDDFNTPDAITAVFDLVAEANLYLQQERVNAVALQLFLDQLQAFDQTLGILSQQTDELLDEEIEQLIIERTESRKSKNWARADEIRDLLTEKGIFLEDTPQGIRWRRK, encoded by the coding sequence ATGACACTCAGAGTGTATAATACGCTAACGCGGAAAAAAGAAGAATTCGTTCCAATTGAACCAGGCAAAGTGAAGATGTACGTTTGCGGGCCTACTGTGTATAACTATATTCATATTGGCAACGGCAGGCCGGTTATTTTCTTCGATGTAGTCCGTCGCTATTTGGAGACTCAGAAATATGAAGTGACCTATATTACGAACTTTACCGATGTGGATGATAAAATGATTCGTAAAGCCGAGGAGTTGGCTGTTACCGTTCCAGAGCTTGCAAAAACATTCATTCAAGCTTTTTTGGACGATGTCAAAACGCTAGGCGTTCACGATGCTACTTTGAATCCGCGTGTGACGGAGAACATCCAGGAAATTATCGATTTCATTGCTGCTCTCGTTGAGAAAGATTTCGCCTACGAGGCCCGCGGTGACGTTTATTATCGAACAAGCAAATTTACAGAGTATGGCAAGTTATCCAATCAGAATCTGGAAGAGCTCCAATACGGTATTCGTATTGAAGTAGACGATCGTAAAGAGAGTCCTCAGGATTTTGTTCTGTGGAAAGCGGCTAAACCGGGAGAAATCTATTGGGATAGCCCATGGGGTCAAGGCCGTCCAGGCTGGCATATCGAATGCTCCGCCATGGTGCGCAAATATTTGGGTGAAACCATTGATATACACGGTGGGGGCCAAGATTTGACATTCCCGCATCATGAATGTGAAATCGCTCAGACGGAAGCTGTAACGGGGCATCCGATGGCTAATTATTGGCTGCACAATGCCTTCCTAAACATTGACAATGAGAAGATGTCCAAGTCACTTGGCAACGGGATACTTATTCGTGATCTAGTTAAACAAATCAAACCGCAAGTATTCCGTTTCTTCATGTTGTCAGCGCACTATCGCAATCCGCTGAATTTCAGCGATGAGAGTTTGAAACAAGCCTCCAATGCGTTAGAACGTATCCAGAATGCTTATGACAACTTGAAGCATCGACTTGCTACTGCTTCTGCGACTAGTGAAATAGAATCAGTATTAACAGATCGACTAGCTGCGATTGCGAACCAGTTTGATGACAAGATGAACGATGATTTCAATACTCCGGATGCTATTACGGCGGTATTTGACCTTGTTGCTGAAGCGAACCTGTACTTGCAACAGGAGCGGGTAAATGCTGTCGCGCTGCAGCTTTTCTTAGATCAACTGCAAGCGTTCGATCAAACCTTAGGGATTCTTTCGCAGCAAACGGATGAGCTGTTAGATGAAGAGATTGAGCAGCTAATTATCGAACGGACTGAATCGCGTAAGTCGAAGAACTGGGCCCGCGCGGATGAAATTCGTGACCTGCTCACAGAGAAAGGGATATTCCTTGAGGATACACCACAGGGAATACGCTGGCGCCGTAAATGA
- a CDS encoding Mini-ribonuclease 3: MSESIHDAANLFIFPPSKSPHLLNPLVLAYIGDAVYEVYIRQYVISGLNHRPNHLHKASTGYVSAKAQSKLLEALMPMLSEEEVDMVKRGRNAKSGTTAKNAEVLEYRHSTAFECLIGYLYYKQSFERLKEILDFAIAYKQNK; this comes from the coding sequence ATGAGCGAGTCCATCCATGATGCTGCCAACCTTTTTATTTTCCCGCCATCTAAAAGTCCCCATTTACTGAATCCGCTTGTATTGGCTTATATAGGGGATGCTGTATATGAAGTGTACATCAGGCAATATGTCATTTCAGGACTTAACCATCGGCCGAACCATTTGCACAAAGCATCGACGGGATACGTCTCAGCCAAAGCGCAATCCAAATTGTTGGAAGCTTTGATGCCGATGCTATCGGAAGAAGAAGTAGACATGGTAAAGCGGGGACGCAATGCCAAATCAGGTACTACAGCCAAAAACGCGGAAGTGCTGGAATACCGGCACAGCACCGCGTTTGAGTGCTTAATTGGATATTTGTACTATAAACAATCATTTGAGAGATTGAAGGAAATATTAGACTTTGCAATTGCTTACAAGCAGAACAAGTAG
- the rlmB gene encoding 23S rRNA (guanosine(2251)-2'-O)-methyltransferase RlmB, with protein sequence MDEEYIGGKHSVLEALRAGRTINKIWIAESAQKQFAGPIVAEAKNVGIIVQFTDKRKLDQMAEGLQHQGVVAQVAAYEYVEVEDILAKAKELGQEPFILILDEIEDPHNLGSILRTADCTGVHGVIIPKRRSVGLTATVSKTSAGAVEYVPVARVTNIAQTIEKLKEQGVWVAGTDVTAAQDVYKANFSIPIALVIGNEGKGVGRLIKEKCDFLVKLPMAGHVNSLNASVAAGVLMYEVVRQRNKS encoded by the coding sequence ATGGATGAAGAATATATCGGCGGGAAGCACTCCGTTCTGGAGGCGCTTCGTGCAGGTCGGACGATTAATAAAATATGGATCGCAGAGAGTGCTCAGAAGCAATTCGCAGGTCCTATTGTAGCGGAAGCCAAAAATGTAGGCATCATCGTTCAGTTTACGGACAAGCGCAAGCTGGACCAAATGGCTGAAGGACTACAACACCAAGGGGTTGTAGCGCAAGTTGCTGCCTATGAGTATGTCGAAGTAGAAGATATTCTAGCTAAGGCTAAAGAGCTTGGGCAAGAACCCTTTATTCTGATTCTTGATGAGATCGAGGATCCGCATAATCTAGGTTCGATCCTGCGAACAGCAGATTGCACAGGTGTCCATGGCGTCATTATCCCTAAGCGCCGTTCCGTTGGACTTACGGCTACGGTTTCGAAGACTTCAGCTGGCGCCGTTGAATATGTTCCCGTTGCACGAGTGACGAATATTGCGCAGACGATTGAGAAATTGAAAGAGCAAGGAGTTTGGGTCGCTGGAACGGATGTAACTGCTGCTCAAGATGTGTATAAAGCCAACTTTAGTATTCCAATAGCTCTTGTTATCGGGAATGAAGGTAAAGGTGTTGGTCGATTAATTAAAGAGAAATGTGACTTCTTAGTAAAGCTTCCGATGGCGGGACATGTGAATTCTTTGAATGCGTCCGTTGCCGCGGGTGTATTGATGTATGAAGTGGTTAGACAGCGAAATAAGAGTTAA
- a CDS encoding NYN domain-containing protein, translating to MEQFLIVDGYNIIGAWPELSKLKDTDLEGARDQLIHMLAEYQSYSGMKVYLVFDAYMVPGLGKKYVQSKLTVLYTKEKETADERIERLVTNLMGRRKQIYVATSDMIEQHVIFGKGALRMPAGELLVKIKQNRKEVRERIHPESSSKRNPFEGKLSNELKEQFERWRRGE from the coding sequence ATGGAACAGTTTCTGATTGTTGATGGCTACAATATTATTGGCGCTTGGCCGGAGCTGAGTAAGCTGAAGGACACGGATCTGGAGGGCGCTCGGGATCAGTTGATTCATATGCTGGCGGAATATCAATCCTACTCGGGTATGAAGGTATACCTTGTTTTCGATGCCTATATGGTACCTGGACTTGGTAAGAAGTATGTGCAGAGCAAGCTAACTGTACTTTATACCAAAGAGAAGGAAACGGCAGATGAACGGATCGAACGCCTGGTCACGAATCTGATGGGAAGGCGCAAGCAAATTTACGTAGCCACCTCGGATATGATAGAGCAGCATGTCATTTTCGGTAAAGGAGCTCTTCGAATGCCCGCTGGTGAACTGCTAGTCAAAATCAAACAGAATCGCAAAGAAGTGCGAGAACGTATTCATCCTGAATCTTCATCTAAGCGTAATCCGTTCGAAGGTAAACTGAGCAATGAGCTCAAAGAGCAGTTTGAACGGTGGCGAAGAGGAGAGTGA
- the sigH gene encoding RNA polymerase sporulation sigma factor SigH, with translation MSVDLKELRMYDYDLKPDEDIVEAVREGSSEALEYLINKYKNFVRAKARSYFLIGADREDIVQEGMIGLYKSIRDFRGDKLASFKAFAELCITRQIITAIKTATRQKHIPLNSYVSLDKPIYDEDSDRTLLDVISGSRVTDPEELVINQEEFTGLEDKMGEILSDLERRVLMLYLDGRSYQEIAVDLDRHVKSIDNALQRVKRKLERYLEVRDL, from the coding sequence GTGAGTGTCGACCTCAAAGAACTGAGAATGTATGATTATGACCTCAAGCCAGATGAAGACATTGTCGAAGCAGTCCGTGAAGGCAGTAGCGAAGCGTTGGAATACCTTATCAATAAATATAAGAATTTCGTACGTGCCAAAGCACGTTCTTATTTTTTGATAGGTGCAGACCGAGAAGACATTGTGCAGGAAGGTATGATAGGTTTATATAAATCTATTCGCGACTTCCGAGGAGACAAGCTTGCTTCATTCAAAGCCTTTGCTGAACTGTGCATCACGCGACAGATCATCACGGCGATCAAAACAGCAACGCGTCAGAAGCACATTCCTCTTAATTCCTACGTGTCACTGGACAAGCCTATCTATGATGAAGATTCTGATCGTACGCTGCTTGACGTTATTAGCGGTTCCCGGGTTACAGATCCTGAGGAGCTTGTAATCAATCAAGAAGAGTTTACGGGCCTTGAAGATAAAATGGGAGAGATATTAAGTGACCTAGAGCGCAGGGTACTGATGCTCTATCTCGATGGCAGATCGTATCAAGAAATTGCCGTTGATCTCGATCGTCATGTGAAGTCTATTGATAATGCTCTTCAACGTGTTAAACGCAAGCTTGAACGTTATCTAGAAGTCCGAGATTTGTAG
- the rpmG gene encoding 50S ribosomal protein L33 produces the protein MRVIITLACTNCKQRNYASTKNKRNNPDRIELKKYCKFCNEHTAHRETR, from the coding sequence ATGCGGGTCATCATCACATTAGCGTGCACAAATTGCAAACAAAGAAACTATGCATCCACTAAAAATAAGCGCAACAATCCCGACCGTATTGAGTTGAAGAAATATTGCAAATTTTGCAATGAACATACTGCTCATCGCGAGACTAGGTAG
- the secE gene encoding preprotein translocase subunit SecE, with amino-acid sequence MAFLARMRQSFGSTFSFFTDSWSELKKVKWPSRKEMITYTLVVIGTVTFVAIYFFVLDLGISELLRLVFK; translated from the coding sequence GTGGCGTTCTTGGCTAGAATGAGACAAAGCTTCGGATCCACTTTTTCCTTCTTCACCGACAGTTGGTCAGAACTCAAAAAGGTCAAGTGGCCAAGTCGCAAAGAGATGATTACCTATACGCTTGTCGTTATTGGTACCGTAACTTTTGTTGCCATCTATTTTTTTGTGCTGGATCTAGGAATTTCTGAGTTGCTGCGCCTTGTTTTTAAATAA
- the nusG gene encoding transcription termination/antitermination protein NusG: protein MEKRWYVVHTYSGYENKVKANLEKRVESMEMTDKIFRVLVPMEEELVNKDGKKKVVMRKVYPGYVLVEMIQTDDSWYVVRNTPGVTGFVGSTGSGSKPTALLPEEVESILKHMGMEEPKEKIDFELKETVRVKVGPFANFVGSVEEIIADKGKLKVHVNMFGRETPLELDFDQVEKL from the coding sequence ATGGAAAAAAGATGGTACGTCGTACATACCTATTCAGGGTATGAGAACAAAGTGAAAGCCAACCTAGAGAAACGTGTTGAATCTATGGAAATGACGGACAAGATCTTCCGTGTGCTTGTGCCTATGGAAGAAGAACTGGTAAACAAAGACGGCAAGAAAAAAGTCGTCATGCGTAAAGTTTATCCAGGTTATGTCCTCGTAGAAATGATTCAGACGGATGACTCTTGGTATGTCGTGCGTAATACGCCAGGAGTAACTGGATTTGTAGGTTCTACAGGATCCGGCTCTAAACCGACTGCATTATTACCTGAGGAAGTTGAATCTATCTTGAAGCATATGGGTATGGAAGAACCGAAGGAGAAAATCGACTTCGAACTCAAAGAAACCGTACGCGTCAAGGTGGGGCCTTTCGCAAACTTTGTCGGCTCTGTTGAAGAAATTATTGCTGACAAGGGTAAACTTAAGGTACATGTCAACATGTTTGGTAGAGAAACCCCGCTTGAGCTCGATTTCGACCAAGTGGAAAAGCTATAA
- the rplK gene encoding 50S ribosomal protein L11, whose protein sequence is MAKKVIKIVKLQVQAAKANPAPPIGPALGQAGVNIMAFCKEFNARTADQVGLIIPVEITVFEDRSFTFITKTPPAAVLLRVVAGIEKGSGEPNKKKVATVKRAKVREIAEQKMPDLNAASVEAAMRMVEGTARSMGIVIED, encoded by the coding sequence ATGGCAAAAAAGGTTATTAAAATCGTGAAGCTTCAAGTTCAAGCTGCGAAAGCAAATCCAGCACCACCGATCGGTCCAGCATTGGGTCAAGCAGGTGTGAACATCATGGCTTTCTGTAAAGAGTTTAACGCTCGTACTGCTGATCAAGTTGGTCTTATCATTCCGGTTGAAATCACAGTATTCGAGGATCGCTCTTTTACATTCATCACTAAAACGCCTCCGGCTGCAGTTCTTCTTCGCGTCGTTGCTGGTATCGAAAAAGGATCCGGTGAACCAAACAAAAAGAAAGTTGCAACTGTGAAACGCGCTAAAGTTCGCGAAATCGCTGAACAAAAAATGCCTGACTTAAATGCTGCATCCGTTGAGGCTGCAATGCGTATGGTTGAAGGTACTGCTCGCAGCATGGGAATCGTCATCGAAGATTAA
- the rplA gene encoding 50S ribosomal protein L1: MPKHGKKYREVSQLVNAEALYDPSEAIELVKKTATAKFDETVDVAVRLGVDPRKQDQAVRGVVVLPHGTGKTKRVLVFAKGEKAKEAEAAGADFVGDADMINKIQQGWFEFDVCVATPDMMSEVGKLGRILGGKGLMPNPKAGTVTFDVTKAVQEIKAGKIEYRLDKAGQIHAPLGKVSFDADKLNENFKALVDALVRAKPAAAKGVYLKNIAVSSTMGPSVRVNLQSFR, translated from the coding sequence ATGCCTAAACACGGTAAAAAATACCGCGAAGTATCTCAGCTTGTAAATGCTGAAGCTTTGTATGATCCGTCAGAAGCAATCGAGCTTGTTAAGAAAACAGCTACTGCTAAATTTGATGAAACTGTAGATGTTGCAGTTCGTCTGGGTGTTGACCCAAGAAAACAAGATCAGGCTGTTCGTGGTGTCGTTGTACTACCACACGGAACTGGTAAAACGAAACGTGTACTTGTATTTGCTAAAGGCGAGAAAGCGAAAGAAGCTGAAGCAGCTGGTGCAGATTTTGTTGGTGATGCTGACATGATCAACAAAATTCAACAAGGTTGGTTCGAATTTGACGTTTGCGTAGCTACTCCGGACATGATGAGCGAAGTTGGTAAACTGGGTCGTATCCTCGGGGGTAAAGGTTTAATGCCAAACCCTAAAGCAGGAACAGTTACTTTCGACGTTACCAAAGCTGTTCAAGAGATCAAAGCAGGTAAAATCGAGTACCGTCTTGACAAAGCAGGCCAAATCCATGCTCCACTTGGCAAAGTATCTTTCGATGCTGATAAGTTGAACGAAAACTTCAAAGCATTGGTTGATGCACTTGTAAGAGCGAAACCAGCAGCTGCTAAAGGTGTTTACCTGAAAAACATTGCTGTATCCTCCACAATGGGTCCAAGCGTTCGTGTTAACCTGCAATCCTTTAGATAA
- the rplJ gene encoding 50S ribosomal protein L10 — MANAKILAQKEQAVAEVTEKFKASASTIIADYRGLNVAQVTQLRKTLREAGIEFVVLKNSLARRASANADLSALDEYLTGPTAIAFSNDDLVAPAKILTEFAKKNEQLSVKGGVVEGRVVGYDQIKALAELPSRDGLLSMLLSVLQAPVRNFALAVKAVAEKKEAEGQA; from the coding sequence ATGGCAAACGCGAAAATTCTTGCACAGAAAGAACAGGCAGTAGCTGAAGTAACTGAAAAGTTTAAAGCTAGTGCTTCTACAATCATAGCAGACTACCGCGGTTTGAACGTAGCTCAAGTAACGCAGCTGCGCAAAACCTTGCGCGAAGCTGGTATTGAATTCGTAGTTCTCAAGAACTCGTTGGCTAGACGCGCATCGGCAAATGCTGATTTAAGCGCATTGGATGAGTACCTAACAGGTCCAACTGCTATTGCTTTCAGCAATGACGATCTAGTCGCTCCAGCGAAAATCTTGACTGAATTTGCGAAAAAGAATGAACAATTGAGCGTAAAAGGCGGCGTGGTCGAAGGCCGCGTAGTTGGATACGATCAAATCAAAGCACTTGCTGAACTTCCATCCAGAGATGGTCTTCTCTCCATGTTGCTTAGCGTTCTTCAAGCTCCAGTTCGTAACTTTGCACTTGCTGTTAAAGCAGTTGCTGAGAAAAAAGAAGCTGAAGGTCAAGCTTAA
- the rplL gene encoding 50S ribosomal protein L7/L12 yields the protein MSNNATILEAIKGMTILELNDLVKAIEEEFGVTAAAPVAAGGGAAVAVEEAQTEFDVILTSAGASKINVIKVVREITGLGLKEAKDLVDGAPKAVKEKVSSEEAEAVKAKLTEAGASVEVK from the coding sequence ATGAGCAACAATGCAACGATCCTAGAAGCAATCAAAGGCATGACAATCTTGGAATTGAACGACCTGGTTAAAGCAATTGAAGAAGAGTTTGGCGTAACAGCAGCAGCTCCAGTAGCAGCTGGCGGTGGCGCAGCAGTAGCAGTTGAAGAAGCTCAAACTGAGTTTGATGTTATCTTGACTAGCGCTGGCGCATCCAAAATCAACGTAATTAAAGTAGTTCGTGAAATCACAGGTCTTGGCCTGAAAGAAGCGAAAGACTTGGTTGATGGAGCTCCTAAAGCAGTTAAAGAAAAAGTTAGCTCCGAAGAAGCAGAAGCTGTTAAAGCTAAGCTTACTGAAGCTGGCGCTTCCGTAGAAGTTAAGTAA
- a CDS encoding class I SAM-dependent methyltransferase: protein MSEHYYTERPTVKRDVHTTQEVLRGKTYTFLTDAGVFSKKGVDYGSKHLIETMELREDAKVLDVGCGYGPIGLSAAVMCPKGHVTMVDINERAIELSADNAKRNGITNVTILQSDLLEQVKGQRFDAILTNPPIRAGKEVVHRIFTDAYDCLVDGGSIWVVIQKKQGAPSAMKKLESLYSEVTEVSKDKGYKILKATK from the coding sequence GTGTCAGAGCATTACTATACGGAGCGACCGACGGTTAAACGAGATGTCCACACTACGCAGGAAGTGCTGCGTGGTAAAACATATACGTTCCTGACGGATGCGGGTGTCTTTTCAAAAAAAGGTGTCGATTATGGTAGTAAGCATTTAATTGAAACTATGGAGCTGCGCGAGGATGCTAAGGTTCTTGATGTAGGGTGTGGGTATGGTCCTATTGGGCTAAGCGCTGCTGTCATGTGTCCGAAAGGGCATGTGACAATGGTCGACATCAATGAGAGAGCAATCGAGCTTTCAGCTGATAATGCGAAGCGTAACGGAATTACGAATGTGACCATCCTCCAAAGTGATCTCTTGGAACAAGTGAAGGGGCAGCGATTTGACGCGATTTTAACCAATCCGCCGATTCGTGCCGGCAAGGAAGTCGTTCATCGCATCTTTACGGATGCTTATGATTGCTTAGTTGACGGCGGGTCTATCTGGGTTGTTATTCAGAAAAAGCAGGGTGCTCCATCGGCCATGAAAAAACTCGAGTCTTTGTACAGTGAAGTTACAGAGGTATCCAAAGATAAAGGGTACAAAATTCTCAAAGCCACGAAGTAA